A window from Lactiplantibacillus pentosus encodes these proteins:
- a CDS encoding phage tail spike protein: MYYVFNNALDKIISTATPVGGHSQSDWFVNDEIHTEIASEDSTSDDDTSVSEILNGNSKEWNSYVTMDVPRPSSLYPIMETGVHLVHRNADGYLHCYRVSEVEVDRSTGLKSITAYDLLLWNLKHLVPDSKTMVNPTSQDVMEYLLGDSDFIINSDEYTGESEDDSGRASYTIDGTSTANSLLQTALQDFDLEIRSYVEVSQGKVINKYVDIVSELGDQSTGKRVEYRFNAENIQRETIDTSLITALKPLGGSDGTTTIADANSGSEWIFDATANDEYNAGNANYLEGVTSNTSINTAAGLLTWGKKVLAYYNHPRSNYTVTISPDFIAAIGDSVRVVDLEDDPQQALSSRVIQQVESEATPTSNSVVLGEFTTLALITPSLINSLENKLNTSISDLIQDALSDNTALVATILQPDGADWSSSESTKRFIGHVEIYGTDVTSYCEAPAFVWNVYNSSGSADTDFYTTHRNDGYLLELSKDELSSGSLTLSIDTDYISDTNVLEMNEDNGSNLFKYSLSDGSDDSYTGSVKAFQYVQPITSGTYEGYYIASRAYKDSPSTTVSLSVTHDYAVEFLLLDSSGTYQSSMVIDGSRHGADFGIQVVDDLPYIWTQVYDDSNYYISRVKYQVNTIVAVDKLTTYYKSTRHITCNYDATNNMVGIRLTYLGQLSVIDADELMNGSTELKYSILVTDFGYSLTDQTFQSFTVYGDYVLWDSGKVDMSDKRMLYCANLVTNSLVFSYEWELVDIAASNDVYEPETVYYDGTNLYAGFNVKNSTTSTDKVEYLQQYPLALRADSSVSFSDDDDSEDETE; encoded by the coding sequence ATGTATTATGTTTTCAATAACGCTTTAGATAAGATCATCTCAACCGCAACACCGGTGGGTGGCCATAGTCAGAGTGATTGGTTCGTGAACGATGAAATTCATACAGAGATTGCGTCTGAAGACTCCACCAGTGATGATGACACGTCTGTTAGTGAGATTCTGAACGGTAACTCTAAAGAATGGAATAGCTATGTAACTATGGACGTGCCACGGCCGTCTTCGCTTTATCCAATTATGGAAACGGGTGTACATCTAGTTCACCGAAACGCTGACGGGTATCTTCACTGTTACCGTGTTTCTGAAGTGGAAGTTGACCGCTCAACTGGTCTAAAAAGCATTACTGCATATGACTTGTTACTCTGGAATTTAAAGCACCTTGTCCCTGACTCAAAGACAATGGTGAACCCTACTTCTCAGGACGTTATGGAGTACCTGCTGGGAGACTCAGACTTCATCATCAATTCTGATGAGTACACTGGTGAGAGTGAAGACGACAGCGGGCGTGCCAGTTATACAATTGACGGCACATCTACAGCAAACTCATTACTGCAAACCGCCTTACAAGACTTTGATTTAGAAATTCGTTCTTATGTTGAAGTGAGTCAGGGTAAAGTGATCAATAAATATGTAGATATTGTTAGTGAGTTAGGCGATCAGAGCACAGGCAAACGGGTAGAATACCGCTTCAACGCTGAGAATATTCAGCGTGAAACAATTGATACTAGCTTAATCACTGCACTCAAGCCGCTTGGTGGTTCGGACGGTACAACGACAATTGCAGACGCAAATAGCGGTAGTGAGTGGATTTTTGACGCAACAGCAAATGATGAATATAACGCAGGCAATGCTAATTATCTTGAAGGCGTTACTTCAAACACCAGTATTAACACAGCAGCGGGGTTATTGACGTGGGGGAAGAAAGTGCTGGCTTACTACAATCACCCACGATCAAATTACACTGTGACTATTTCACCTGATTTTATTGCTGCGATTGGTGACAGTGTGCGGGTGGTTGATCTTGAAGATGACCCACAACAAGCACTTTCTTCACGGGTAATTCAGCAAGTTGAATCTGAAGCAACTCCTACAAGCAACTCAGTTGTTTTGGGTGAATTTACAACATTAGCGCTGATCACACCAAGCTTGATTAATTCATTAGAAAATAAGCTGAATACCAGCATTTCTGATTTGATTCAGGACGCTCTGAGTGACAACACGGCTTTAGTGGCCACGATTTTACAGCCTGACGGTGCTGACTGGTCTTCTTCAGAATCAACTAAGCGGTTTATTGGCCATGTAGAAATTTATGGCACTGACGTTACCAGCTACTGTGAAGCGCCAGCTTTTGTATGGAATGTGTACAACAGCTCAGGCAGTGCTGATACGGACTTTTATACGACTCACCGCAATGATGGCTACTTGCTGGAATTGTCAAAAGATGAATTGAGTAGCGGTTCGTTGACGCTCAGCATTGATACTGACTACATCAGTGATACCAACGTGCTAGAAATGAATGAAGACAACGGTTCAAACTTATTCAAGTACAGCTTGAGTGACGGCTCAGATGATTCATACACTGGGAGTGTCAAGGCGTTTCAGTATGTACAACCTATTACTTCAGGAACGTATGAAGGCTACTACATTGCGTCAAGGGCATATAAGGACAGCCCTAGTACAACGGTATCTTTGTCAGTTACTCATGATTATGCAGTTGAATTTTTGCTATTGGATAGCAGTGGCACTTATCAATCATCAATGGTTATTGACGGTAGCCGCCACGGTGCTGATTTTGGCATTCAAGTAGTTGATGATTTACCCTACATCTGGACGCAAGTATATGATGACTCCAACTACTATATCAGCCGTGTTAAATATCAAGTGAACACTATTGTAGCCGTGGACAAGCTAACTACTTATTACAAGAGCACCCGCCACATTACTTGCAATTATGACGCAACAAATAACATGGTTGGTATTCGTCTCACGTATCTTGGTCAGCTTTCAGTGATTGACGCAGATGAATTGATGAATGGCAGCACTGAACTTAAATACTCTATCTTAGTTACCGACTTTGGCTATTCACTCACTGATCAGACCTTTCAATCTTTCACGGTATATGGTGACTATGTTCTCTGGGATTCAGGAAAGGTTGACATGTCAGACAAGAGAATGCTTTATTGTGCAAATCTTGTAACTAATTCGTTAGTGTTCAGCTATGAGTGGGAGCTGGTAGACATTGCCGCTAGTAATGATGTTTATGAACCGGAAACTGTGTACTATGACGGTACTAATTTGTATGCTGGCTTTAACGTTAAAAATAGCACTACATCAACTGATAAAGTGGAATATTTGCAGCAATACCCACTAGCTTTGAGAGCTGATAGCAGTGTTTCATTTAGTGATGATGACGACTCTGAAGATGAGACAGAATAA
- a CDS encoding GH25 family lysozyme, whose translation MNVKKLIKGGLLTAATLFFLSGLKVTANAATQPVLDLSEWQGQITTSQAKLLKGEVKGVILRVQYGSNYKDKYFVHNVKVLKAAGVPYGVYAFSQYVNASDAKQEAKDFYNRSKTYAPKFYVNDAEEVTTTSGTYSTATKAFATELQSLTSKKIYLYSYQSFYTTNINSKSGYDGMWLAAYQTSAPSTSFSYQLWQYTDSRYSTSLKASTDASKFTGSNNWFGTTINKANYPYGGHVLQEVVRVKAGTKFYGTSKTIDSSLTKVNLRVHSIKTVYTGKSNQVLTLYNGTTAIGQVRAQDIKASYYSNPKITKVKVVKSNGIWTYKNGKVQNHIKKGTVLKVSGYKLVGGYRKFVHTGHGTYFTANKANIKVVK comes from the coding sequence TTGAACGTTAAAAAGTTAATTAAGGGCGGGCTGCTAACTGCGGCCACTCTTTTCTTTTTGTCTGGATTGAAAGTTACCGCAAACGCCGCAACACAGCCTGTGCTTGACCTTTCAGAATGGCAAGGCCAGATCACAACTAGCCAAGCCAAGCTTCTAAAAGGTGAAGTGAAGGGCGTCATCTTGCGTGTGCAATATGGCTCAAACTACAAAGATAAGTATTTTGTACATAATGTGAAGGTGCTGAAAGCAGCAGGTGTGCCATACGGCGTGTATGCCTTCAGTCAGTATGTCAATGCAAGTGACGCTAAACAGGAAGCAAAAGATTTTTACAATCGTTCTAAAACATATGCACCAAAGTTTTACGTGAATGACGCTGAAGAAGTGACAACTACTTCAGGTACATACAGCACTGCAACCAAGGCATTCGCCACAGAATTGCAGTCGTTAACCAGCAAGAAAATTTATCTCTATTCATATCAGAGTTTCTACACTACGAACATTAATTCAAAATCTGGTTATGATGGCATGTGGTTAGCAGCCTATCAGACAAGTGCACCTTCAACCAGCTTCAGCTACCAATTGTGGCAATACACTGACAGCCGTTACAGCACTTCACTAAAGGCTTCAACAGACGCTTCAAAGTTCACTGGTAGCAATAACTGGTTTGGCACCACTATCAACAAGGCAAATTATCCTTATGGTGGCCATGTTCTTCAGGAGGTTGTGCGTGTTAAGGCCGGTACTAAGTTCTATGGCACTAGCAAGACTATTGACAGCTCACTTACTAAGGTTAATCTGCGTGTGCATTCGATCAAGACCGTATACACGGGCAAATCTAATCAAGTATTGACGTTGTACAACGGTACTACGGCTATTGGCCAAGTGCGTGCTCAAGATATTAAAGCAAGCTATTACTCTAACCCTAAAATCACAAAGGTAAAAGTAGTTAAAAGCAATGGTATCTGGACTTACAAGAACGGTAAAGTACAAAATCACATTAAGAAGGGCACTGTACTCAAGGTGAGTGGTTATAAGCTTGTTGGTGGTTATCGGAAATTTGTACACACTGGCCATGGCACGTACTTTACCGCAAACAAGGCCAATATTAAGGTAGTGAAGTAA
- a CDS encoding hemolysin XhlA family protein, which yields MAQGDISDETRLLMEIKENLGRLNQKFDDMGSIDEKVNQALASSNENSRRIDRLTAIQNWLISVLVGGGLITLLIYIAEKFI from the coding sequence ATGGCGCAGGGCGATATTAGTGATGAAACCCGTTTATTAATGGAGATTAAAGAAAATCTAGGCCGTCTAAACCAGAAATTTGACGATATGGGAAGCATTGATGAAAAGGTCAACCAAGCGTTAGCTTCTAGTAATGAAAACAGTCGTCGAATTGATCGACTAACAGCGATTCAAAATTGGCTGATTAGTGTATTGGTGGGCGGTGGCTTAATAACCTTATTAATTTACATTGCAGAAAAATTTATTTAG
- a CDS encoding C39 family peptidase, whose protein sequence is MTKISRLWGILGSLLVGVGLAQTAHAANPPRAATTYPIRAIQVTPARVYQTKRQTGVGYHLTVLPGQRAQLRVNLHLKYHPQTKWTRTEQADIYRHGQRQRYYYVHNAAHQSGWVAAADLKPVTTDAVQLKVPLINQLPELPTGCEMTAATMLLQYAGVRIDKLALAALVPRSSNPNTGFVGDPTSEYGVGLYIYPQGLLPTMRHFLPTAVDLSGVSLLTIKQRLAARHPVVVWVKGLDGFASHTITLTGYTATTIRYNDPWNGQHGELTNSVFEAMWQGNGRRSLSY, encoded by the coding sequence TTGACTAAAATCAGCAGATTATGGGGTATACTCGGTAGTTTATTGGTTGGTGTAGGGCTGGCGCAAACGGCACATGCTGCTAATCCGCCACGGGCCGCGACCACCTATCCCATCCGTGCGATTCAAGTGACCCCAGCACGCGTTTATCAGACCAAGCGTCAAACGGGTGTTGGCTACCATCTAACGGTTTTGCCGGGACAGCGGGCGCAATTGCGCGTTAATTTGCATTTGAAGTATCATCCACAGACCAAGTGGACGCGAACTGAACAAGCTGACATCTATCGTCACGGTCAGCGGCAACGCTACTATTACGTGCATAACGCTGCTCATCAGAGTGGCTGGGTTGCGGCGGCCGACTTGAAACCAGTTACGACGGACGCCGTACAGTTAAAGGTCCCACTCATCAATCAGTTGCCAGAATTGCCGACGGGCTGTGAAATGACGGCGGCCACGATGCTGCTGCAGTATGCGGGTGTCCGAATCGATAAGTTGGCGTTAGCGGCGTTAGTGCCACGTAGTTCCAATCCTAACACGGGGTTTGTTGGCGACCCGACGTCTGAATACGGTGTCGGTCTCTATATTTATCCGCAGGGGCTGTTACCGACGATGCGGCATTTCTTACCAACCGCGGTCGATTTGAGTGGCGTCAGCCTGCTCACAATCAAACAACGATTAGCTGCTCGGCACCCCGTGGTCGTGTGGGTCAAAGGACTAGATGGTTTTGCCAGCCACACCATCACGTTAACGGGGTACACTGCGACGACGATTCGTTACAATGACCCCTGGAATGGCCAGCATGGCGAGCTGACCAATTCGGTCTTTGAAGCGATGTGGCAAGGTAATGGGCGCCGGTCACTGAGTTATTAA
- a CDS encoding mannose/fructose/sorbose PTS transporter subunit IIA, which yields MVSIIIASHGEFAKGIYQSGSMIFGEQENVQAVTLMPSEGPDDIKAKLEKAIASFDDQEQVLFLVDLWGGTPFNQVNGLFEAHKDKWAIVAGLNLPMLIEAYASRLSMDSAHEIATHIIETAKDGVKVRPEALAPKEEKAAAAATNNANAGRPGTMEYGLARIDSRLLHGQVATAWSKTVNPTRIIVASDNVAKDELRTNMIKQAAPSGVKAHVIPIKQMIKIAKDDKHFGGQKALVLFETPQDALRAIEGGVPIKTLNIGSMAHSAGKVQPNKVLAFDQDDIDTYRKLEQDGIEFDVRKVPSDGKENMDNILNKAENMLKEQK from the coding sequence ATGGTAAGCATTATCATTGCTAGTCACGGCGAATTCGCTAAAGGCATCTATCAATCCGGATCAATGATTTTCGGCGAACAAGAAAACGTTCAAGCTGTTACATTGATGCCAAGCGAAGGCCCTGACGACATCAAGGCTAAGTTGGAAAAAGCCATTGCTTCATTCGACGATCAAGAGCAAGTCTTATTCTTAGTCGACCTTTGGGGCGGAACACCATTCAACCAAGTCAATGGCTTGTTTGAAGCACACAAGGACAAATGGGCAATCGTTGCCGGTTTGAACTTGCCAATGTTGATTGAAGCATACGCTTCACGGCTTTCAATGGATTCGGCACACGAAATTGCCACCCACATCATTGAAACGGCCAAGGACGGCGTTAAGGTTCGTCCTGAAGCATTAGCACCTAAGGAAGAAAAGGCAGCTGCTGCAGCTACCAATAATGCTAATGCCGGTCGTCCAGGGACGATGGAATATGGTTTGGCACGGATTGACTCACGTCTCTTGCATGGGCAAGTTGCCACTGCATGGAGCAAGACGGTCAACCCAACTCGGATCATCGTTGCGTCAGATAACGTTGCGAAGGACGAGTTACGGACTAACATGATCAAGCAAGCAGCGCCTTCTGGTGTGAAAGCTCACGTTATTCCAATCAAGCAAATGATTAAGATTGCCAAGGATGACAAGCACTTTGGTGGTCAAAAAGCATTAGTCCTATTCGAAACGCCACAAGATGCCTTACGTGCAATCGAAGGTGGCGTGCCGATCAAGACCTTGAACATTGGTTCAATGGCTCACTCGGCTGGTAAAGTTCAACCAAACAAAGTTTTGGCCTTTGATCAAGATGACATTGACACTTACCGGAAACTCGAACAAGACGGCATCGAATTCGATGTTCGGAAGGTTCCAAGTGATGGTAAGGAAAACATGGATAACATTTTAAACAAAGCTGAAAACATGTTAAAGGAACAAAAGTAG
- a CDS encoding PTS mannose/fructose/sorbose transporter subunit IIC: protein MNLNVIQVILVVLVSFLAGMEGILDEFHFHQPVVACTLIGLVTGQLVPCIILGGSLQMIALGWANIGAAVAPDAALASIASAIILVLGGQGRAGVTSAIAIAVPLAVAGLLLTIIARTLATGIVHIMDRAAEEGSFAKIDFWQWVAICMQGLRIVIPAALILAVGATPVKAMLNAMPSWLTDGLSIGGGMVVAVGYAMVINMMASREVWPFFALGFVLAAISDITLIGLGAIGISLALMYLALSKQGNSGSNGGGANTGDPVGDIIDKY, encoded by the coding sequence ATGAATTTGAACGTAATTCAAGTGATTTTAGTCGTACTTGTATCATTTTTAGCTGGTATGGAAGGTATTTTGGATGAATTCCACTTCCATCAACCAGTTGTTGCATGTACCCTAATCGGATTAGTAACCGGACAATTAGTCCCATGCATTATCTTAGGTGGGAGTCTTCAAATGATTGCCTTAGGTTGGGCCAACATTGGTGCCGCCGTTGCACCTGATGCTGCGTTAGCATCAATTGCATCTGCAATTATCTTAGTTTTAGGTGGCCAAGGCCGTGCCGGGGTTACTTCAGCCATTGCGATCGCCGTTCCTTTGGCCGTTGCTGGTTTACTTTTAACCATCATCGCCCGGACGTTAGCAACTGGTATTGTTCACATCATGGACCGTGCTGCTGAAGAAGGTAGCTTTGCCAAGATCGATTTCTGGCAATGGGTTGCCATCTGCATGCAAGGTCTTCGTATCGTGATTCCAGCCGCTTTGATCTTAGCCGTTGGTGCCACTCCTGTTAAGGCAATGTTGAACGCAATGCCTAGTTGGTTGACTGATGGTTTGTCAATCGGTGGTGGTATGGTTGTTGCCGTTGGGTACGCCATGGTTATCAACATGATGGCTTCTCGTGAGGTTTGGCCATTCTTCGCTTTAGGTTTCGTCTTAGCCGCAATCAGTGACATTACTTTGATTGGTTTAGGTGCAATCGGGATTTCCTTAGCCTTGATGTACTTAGCACTTTCGAAGCAAGGTAACTCTGGCAGCAATGGTGGTGGCGCTAATACTGGTGATCCAGTTGGCGACATTATCGACAAGTATTAG
- a CDS encoding PTS system mannose/fructose/sorbose family transporter subunit IID produces MSETTNITKKVTLSKSDRLHVWWRSTFLQGSWNYERMQNGGWAYSLIPAIKKLYTTKEDRAAALKRHMEFFNTHPYVASPVIGVTLALEEERANGAPIDDVTIQGVKVGMMGPLAGVGDPVFWYTVKPIVGALAASLAISGSIVGPILYFVVWNAIRMGFMWYTQEFGYKAGSKITDDLSGGILQDITRGASMLGMFILAALIERWVVVDFSPVKVSTIKQQAGAYIDWDKLPKGSAGIKEALSQQAAGRSLDKYKVTTLQDNLNQLIPGLMALLLTFLCMWLLKKKVSPIVIILGLFVFGVLMHVIGWM; encoded by the coding sequence ATGTCTGAAACTACAAATATTACTAAAAAAGTAACGTTAAGTAAAAGTGATCGTCTGCATGTTTGGTGGCGTTCAACGTTCCTCCAAGGTTCATGGAACTATGAACGTATGCAAAACGGTGGTTGGGCTTATTCATTAATTCCAGCAATCAAGAAATTATATACGACTAAAGAAGACCGTGCCGCAGCTTTGAAGCGTCACATGGAATTCTTCAATACCCACCCATACGTTGCTTCACCAGTTATTGGTGTTACCTTAGCGCTTGAAGAAGAACGTGCTAATGGTGCCCCAATCGATGATGTTACGATCCAAGGGGTTAAAGTTGGTATGATGGGACCGTTAGCCGGTGTTGGGGACCCTGTGTTCTGGTACACGGTTAAGCCAATTGTTGGTGCCTTAGCTGCATCACTTGCGATCTCTGGTAGTATCGTTGGACCAATTTTATACTTCGTTGTTTGGAACGCAATTCGGATGGGCTTCATGTGGTATACTCAAGAATTCGGTTACAAAGCCGGTTCTAAGATTACCGATGACTTATCTGGTGGTATTTTACAAGATATTACGCGTGGTGCTTCCATGCTTGGGATGTTTATCCTTGCTGCCTTAATTGAGCGGTGGGTTGTTGTGGACTTTAGTCCTGTTAAAGTCTCGACAATCAAGCAACAAGCCGGTGCTTACATCGACTGGGACAAGTTGCCAAAGGGCTCTGCTGGGATTAAGGAAGCCTTATCACAACAAGCCGCTGGACGTTCACTTGATAAATACAAAGTAACGACTTTGCAAGATAACTTGAATCAATTGATTCCTGGGTTGATGGCCTTACTGTTAACCTTCCTCTGCATGTGGTTACTGAAGAAGAAAGTTTCACCAATCGTTATCATTCTTGGCCTCTTCGTATTTGGGGTTCTGATGCACGTTATTGGTTGGATGTAA
- a CDS encoding DUF956 family protein, which produces MVQSINTKVDLVMNGNSHMGLTDYGKIMVGDNGFEFYDDRNVRNFIQIPWTEVNYVVVSVMFGGRWIPRFSFQTKRNGMITFSAKDPKKVLRAVRKYIEPDHIVKSLTFFQVLGRIFKGKNNKDKYLK; this is translated from the coding sequence ATGGTTCAATCAATTAATACGAAGGTTGACTTAGTCATGAATGGGAACTCGCATATGGGCTTGACCGACTATGGCAAAATCATGGTAGGCGACAACGGCTTTGAATTTTACGATGACCGCAATGTCCGTAATTTTATTCAGATTCCCTGGACGGAAGTCAACTATGTCGTGGTATCAGTGATGTTTGGTGGTCGCTGGATTCCACGGTTCTCATTTCAAACGAAGCGTAACGGCATGATTACTTTTTCGGCCAAAGACCCGAAAAAGGTGTTGCGTGCCGTGCGCAAGTATATTGAGCCGGATCACATCGTTAAGTCGTTAACATTCTTCCAGGTCCTGGGCAGAATCTTTAAGGGCAAAAATAACAAGGACAAGTATCTGAAGTAG
- a CDS encoding sigma-54-dependent transcriptional regulator → MTRKSKIYEYVREHSDSHGLTTEMVATALMIARSNVSKELNTLVREGQLHKLAGRPVHYVPATDELATAPTTVSDVANATMAKRMPNTGTTTTAPKSAATDIFENMIGSHESLANQVEQAKAAILYPPRGLNTLIIGPTGSGKTYFANAMYRFAENQQVLTNPQGLITFNCADYAHNPELLMSHLFGYVKGSFTGANEDKDGLIQEADGGMLFLDEVHRLPPEGQEMIFYFMDHGTYSRLGETAKSHHANVRLVCATTEDPESTLLQTFVRRIPITIQLPAFNHRSAKERLELLKALLSLEANRINKQIRLTEDVVQALLGSVTFGNVGQLKSNIQLVCAQGFVNSIENDSEITITMDDLPQNIRSGLMTVASNRHELGAISELLDPVLIVKPNDGPTPLRNKNDNYELPYNLYEIIGDKASLLRREGLDKEHINRFITTDINLHLKSFYKQNQLEVSPENKLAEIVDQDVIDFTKTAQMTIQDMLGYNFKDNFIYAVSLHVSSFIKRIQAGKPMRQMSSDMLAMVREYPAEIKAAETLKKGLEERYHLPIPQSEVYYLAILLISLKSMQLNGKVGVLVAAHGMSTASSMAQVVGQLLDDYDIQAFDMPLDMDPSVAYDHVKRRIEKMDSGKGVLLLVDMGSLTTFGERIQQETGIATRTIDMVTTPVVLEAVRKASLVDSDLDSMYQELVGFKGYSRISRNLPTDDQKATVKPALATDKTPQRAIIAICATGVGTAERIKTILDSLLAQNFIEGITVFPISVVEMKTRIQQISQNYQIIAATGITKPELDVPFISLEELLQGGGEKFIDQLATGMDSPQTMAEEAQQLTPELCERYLGDYFTFLNPKKLTGILWAYSEVIATHLDGEMSNAFRIDLIMHLAGALERTAIKDEISAPTEEMPDIMASKWYPIIQTANQQLTDQLQLTFSAAENYYIVQLLESHQAQVLAS, encoded by the coding sequence TTGACCAGAAAATCCAAAATATACGAATACGTCCGCGAGCACAGTGATTCGCACGGGCTAACAACGGAAATGGTTGCGACCGCGTTAATGATAGCGCGTTCAAACGTTAGTAAAGAATTGAATACACTCGTGCGCGAAGGCCAACTCCATAAGTTAGCTGGCCGGCCAGTCCATTATGTGCCGGCCACGGATGAATTGGCAACTGCGCCAACCACTGTTAGTGACGTAGCGAATGCCACGATGGCGAAGCGAATGCCGAATACCGGAACGACGACCACGGCACCTAAGTCAGCTGCCACCGATATTTTTGAAAATATGATTGGGTCGCACGAAAGCCTAGCTAATCAGGTCGAACAGGCCAAGGCGGCAATTCTGTACCCACCGCGGGGCTTGAATACGTTGATTATTGGGCCGACTGGTTCGGGGAAGACTTACTTTGCAAACGCCATGTATCGTTTCGCAGAGAACCAACAAGTGCTGACCAATCCACAAGGACTGATTACGTTCAACTGTGCGGACTACGCCCATAACCCTGAATTATTGATGTCGCACTTATTTGGTTACGTCAAAGGGTCGTTTACGGGTGCTAACGAAGATAAGGATGGGCTGATTCAGGAAGCAGACGGCGGCATGCTGTTCTTGGATGAAGTGCACCGGTTGCCACCAGAAGGGCAAGAAATGATTTTCTACTTCATGGATCATGGCACCTATTCGCGGCTGGGCGAGACGGCCAAGAGTCACCATGCCAATGTGCGCCTCGTCTGTGCGACGACCGAAGACCCCGAGAGTACCTTGTTACAGACCTTTGTGCGGCGGATTCCGATTACGATTCAACTTCCGGCCTTCAATCACCGTTCGGCGAAGGAACGTTTGGAATTGCTGAAAGCGTTATTATCATTGGAAGCCAATCGAATCAATAAACAGATTCGATTAACGGAAGACGTCGTCCAGGCCTTGTTAGGGTCGGTCACGTTTGGGAACGTCGGCCAGTTGAAGTCTAATATCCAATTGGTCTGTGCGCAAGGCTTCGTTAATAGCATCGAGAATGACAGTGAAATCACGATTACCATGGATGACTTACCACAAAACATTCGGAGTGGTCTGATGACGGTGGCGTCGAATCGGCATGAATTAGGGGCGATCTCAGAGTTACTCGATCCAGTTCTGATCGTTAAACCCAACGATGGCCCGACACCATTACGGAATAAAAATGATAATTATGAGTTACCTTATAATTTATACGAAATTATTGGGGATAAGGCGTCCTTGCTTCGCCGTGAAGGGCTGGATAAGGAGCACATCAACCGCTTCATTACGACGGACATTAACTTGCATTTGAAGTCGTTTTATAAGCAGAATCAACTAGAAGTGTCACCGGAGAACAAACTCGCTGAAATCGTCGATCAAGACGTTATCGATTTCACGAAGACGGCCCAGATGACGATTCAGGACATGCTCGGTTATAATTTCAAAGATAACTTTATTTATGCGGTCAGTTTGCACGTCAGCTCGTTTATCAAACGCATTCAGGCCGGTAAACCGATGCGGCAAATGAGCTCGGATATGTTAGCGATGGTGCGCGAATATCCGGCTGAAATCAAAGCGGCTGAAACACTCAAAAAAGGCTTGGAGGAACGTTATCATCTACCAATTCCACAGTCCGAAGTGTATTACCTCGCCATTTTATTGATTTCCTTGAAATCGATGCAGCTCAATGGCAAGGTTGGTGTGCTAGTAGCAGCCCATGGCATGAGTACCGCCTCTTCCATGGCGCAAGTCGTCGGTCAGCTCCTGGATGACTACGATATTCAAGCATTCGATATGCCGCTCGATATGGATCCCAGCGTGGCGTACGACCATGTCAAACGGCGCATTGAAAAGATGGATTCGGGCAAGGGTGTGTTGTTACTCGTTGACATGGGGTCGCTGACGACTTTTGGTGAACGGATTCAACAGGAGACGGGTATTGCCACGCGCACGATTGACATGGTGACCACACCGGTCGTATTGGAAGCTGTTCGTAAGGCCAGCCTGGTCGACAGCGATTTGGACTCGATGTATCAAGAACTGGTTGGCTTTAAGGGTTATTCGCGGATTTCTCGTAACTTGCCAACTGATGACCAGAAAGCGACCGTTAAGCCAGCGTTAGCGACGGATAAGACCCCGCAGCGCGCAATTATTGCGATTTGCGCAACTGGAGTGGGAACCGCTGAACGTATCAAGACGATTCTGGACAGTTTGTTAGCCCAGAACTTCATCGAAGGCATTACGGTCTTTCCGATTTCAGTTGTTGAAATGAAGACTCGTATCCAGCAAATCAGTCAGAATTACCAGATTATTGCGGCAACTGGGATTACCAAGCCGGAGCTCGATGTGCCGTTTATCTCCTTGGAAGAACTATTGCAGGGTGGTGGCGAGAAATTTATCGATCAACTAGCAACTGGGATGGATTCGCCACAGACGATGGCCGAGGAAGCCCAACAGTTGACACCAGAGCTCTGCGAACGGTATTTGGGCGACTACTTCACGTTCCTCAACCCCAAGAAGCTGACCGGGATTTTATGGGCGTATAGCGAAGTGATTGCCACCCATCTGGATGGTGAGATGAGCAACGCCTTTCGTATCGACCTCATCATGCATCTGGCCGGGGCCCTAGAGCGGACGGCCATCAAGGATGAGATTTCAGCCCCGACTGAAGAAATGCCCGATATTATGGCTTCCAAGTGGTATCCGATTATTCAAACGGCTAACCAGCAACTGACCGACCAACTTCAGCTGACCTTCTCAGCGGCGGAAAATTATTATATTGTGCAATTATTAGAGAGCCATCAAGCGCAAGTCCTGGCCAGTTGA